A genome region from Paenibacillus pabuli includes the following:
- a CDS encoding DUF1328 domain-containing protein has translation MLKWSVLFLIIALVAGIFGFFGIVEAAASIAKVLFFIFVVLFVISLITGRSRMR, from the coding sequence ATGTTGAAATGGTCTGTACTATTTCTGATTATTGCACTTGTTGCAGGGATTTTCGGATTTTTCGGTATTGTTGAGGCAGCTGCTTCCATTGCCAAAGTCCTCTTCTTCATCTTTGTTGTATTGTTTGTAATCTCCCTGATTACCGGACGCAGCCGAATGCGATGA
- the cydS gene encoding cytochrome bd oxidase small subunit CydS, protein MNLEGATGIPGITGLSFFEEFTIMYAPPLIIVAAIAFLFVYLAVCKNPKD, encoded by the coding sequence ATGAATCTGGAAGGTGCAACAGGCATTCCGGGGATAACGGGTTTGAGCTTCTTTGAAGAATTCACGATCATGTATGCACCGCCGCTAATTATTGTTGCTGCGATTGCGTTTCTGTTCGTGTATCTGGCAGTGTGCAAAAACCCCAAAGATTAA
- a CDS encoding MBL fold metallo-hydrolase — MPKIRYNNIDNVSTDKTLKEFKQWREQRRSKVKDYSYTVPKHPPELDYLHGNRDETTITWIGHSTFFIQYYGLNIVTDPVWAEKMGFQRRLGPPGIPIQDIPPLDVILISHSHYDHLHLASLRKLVTAKTLLIVPDGLKRKMVRKGFHRCQEMKWWEHIVLGGVKITFVPAQHWTRRTLFDTNTSHWGGYVLEQHHALTTSSEESAAASEQIEPSSELRTQTSQQPEGPPVLYFVGDTGYFQGFKTIGERFDIGVTLMPIGAYDPEWFMTSQHVTPEEALKGFVESGSQLMVPMHYGTFKLADDTPKEALDRLEVERERLGIHKERIRVLGHGETLRIRHEDHRKS, encoded by the coding sequence ATGCCGAAAATCCGTTATAACAACATTGATAATGTAAGTACAGACAAAACGTTGAAGGAATTCAAGCAGTGGAGGGAGCAGCGGCGGAGCAAGGTGAAGGATTATTCGTATACCGTGCCCAAACACCCGCCTGAGCTGGATTATCTGCATGGTAATCGGGATGAAACGACCATCACCTGGATCGGTCACTCCACTTTTTTTATTCAATATTATGGACTGAACATCGTGACTGACCCCGTGTGGGCCGAGAAAATGGGATTTCAACGGAGACTGGGTCCCCCTGGTATTCCGATTCAAGATATTCCACCGCTGGATGTCATCCTGATCTCCCATTCGCACTATGATCATTTGCATCTAGCTTCATTGCGGAAGTTGGTTACCGCCAAAACCTTGCTTATTGTACCGGATGGGCTTAAACGAAAAATGGTACGCAAGGGCTTCCATCGCTGCCAAGAGATGAAGTGGTGGGAGCATATCGTACTCGGCGGCGTCAAAATCACCTTTGTCCCGGCACAGCACTGGACCCGCCGGACGTTATTTGATACGAATACGTCCCACTGGGGCGGATATGTATTGGAGCAGCATCATGCGCTGACGACTTCGTCCGAAGAGAGTGCAGCTGCAAGTGAACAGATCGAACCATCCTCGGAATTAAGAACGCAGACGTCACAGCAACCAGAGGGACCGCCTGTTTTGTATTTTGTTGGTGATACCGGATACTTTCAGGGGTTCAAAACGATTGGTGAACGCTTTGATATCGGTGTTACCTTAATGCCGATTGGTGCCTATGACCCCGAATGGTTTATGACGTCCCAGCACGTGACGCCGGAAGAAGCGCTGAAAGGATTCGTGGAGTCCGGTTCACAGCTTATGGTCCCGATGCATTATGGCACGTTTAAACTCGCGGATGATACACCCAAGGAAGCACTGGATCGGCTGGAAGTCGAGCGTGAACGACTCGGAATCCACAAAGAACGAATTCGGGTGCTTGGACACGGTGAGACCCTGCGTATTCGTCACGAGGATCATAGAAAGAGCTAA
- a CDS encoding cytochrome ubiquinol oxidase subunit I: protein MSSLDPVLLSRILTGLTLAVHIIFASIGVGVPLMIALAEWRGLRTNDIHYTLLARRWARGFVITVAVGVVTGTSIGLQLSLLWPMFMRVAGQAIALPLFMETFAFFVEAIFLGIYLYTWDRFKKKYTHMLLLIPVALGSSASAIFITTVNSFMNQPQGFTLINGIMKDIHPIAAMLNPATPTKVSHVLGSSYTLSAGVLAGIAAFSLLRGRDHVYYKKALKLTTVCALVFAVSTVMLGDSSGKFLAKYQPEKLAAAEWHFKTMKEAPLVYGGILDENNEVKYAIEIPYALSILAGNRLDTEVKGLEEYPADLRPPLSIHYMFDLKVTTGVIILLIPVLYVFRRWLPGRKPYPKWLLLGIVFLGPLAMIAIELGWMFAEVGRQPWILRGYMKVSEAATTSTSVGWMLVLFILLYLVLCFSAIRVLSKLFRNKEAEKELESLGLEGGIVH from the coding sequence ATGTCATCGCTGGACCCTGTTCTGCTCAGCCGGATTTTGACCGGTCTAACCTTGGCTGTACATATTATATTCGCCTCCATCGGCGTAGGCGTTCCGCTAATGATTGCGCTGGCCGAATGGCGGGGGCTTCGAACAAACGATATTCATTACACCTTGCTGGCACGTAGATGGGCGCGGGGGTTTGTCATCACCGTGGCCGTAGGTGTCGTCACCGGAACCTCCATCGGTCTGCAGCTTAGCCTACTTTGGCCGATGTTTATGCGAGTGGCGGGTCAGGCGATCGCGCTGCCGCTGTTTATGGAGACGTTCGCCTTTTTCGTGGAGGCGATCTTTCTGGGAATCTACCTGTATACATGGGATCGGTTCAAGAAGAAATATACCCACATGCTCCTGCTCATTCCGGTAGCATTGGGATCTTCCGCTTCGGCAATATTTATTACAACCGTGAACTCCTTCATGAACCAGCCTCAAGGCTTTACCTTGATAAATGGCATCATGAAGGATATCCACCCGATTGCAGCCATGCTGAACCCGGCTACGCCCACCAAGGTTTCGCATGTGCTGGGATCCTCGTATACGCTCAGTGCCGGTGTTCTTGCAGGCATCGCTGCGTTCAGTCTGCTGCGTGGCCGTGACCATGTCTATTACAAAAAAGCACTTAAGCTCACTACGGTATGTGCCCTTGTATTTGCGGTTAGTACAGTCATGCTTGGCGACTCCTCGGGCAAGTTTCTGGCCAAATACCAGCCGGAGAAGCTGGCAGCGGCGGAATGGCATTTCAAGACCATGAAGGAAGCCCCGCTCGTCTATGGCGGAATACTTGACGAGAATAATGAGGTGAAATATGCGATTGAAATTCCATATGCGCTCAGTATTCTCGCTGGAAATCGCCTGGACACTGAAGTGAAGGGACTGGAAGAGTACCCTGCTGATCTGCGGCCGCCGTTGTCCATTCATTACATGTTTGATCTGAAGGTAACAACAGGTGTGATCATCCTGCTGATTCCTGTCCTGTATGTGTTCCGCCGCTGGCTTCCTGGACGAAAGCCGTATCCCAAATGGCTTCTGCTCGGTATCGTTTTTCTCGGTCCGCTGGCCATGATCGCCATTGAGCTGGGGTGGATGTTCGCCGAGGTTGGCAGGCAGCCGTGGATTCTGCGGGGATACATGAAAGTGTCGGAAGCAGCTACTACCTCTACTTCGGTAGGATGGATGCTTGTTCTGTTCATCCTGTTATATCTGGTCCTTTGTTTTTCTGCTATTCGGGTGCTCAGCAAGCTGTTCCGGAATAAGGAAGCCGAGAAAGAGCTGGAGTCGCTCGGACTTGAGGGAGGGATCGTCCATTGA
- a CDS encoding cytochrome d ubiquinol oxidase subunit II: MSFEIAGIAILWTFLFGYLIVASIDFGAGFFSFYSLLTGHENKIHNIIQRYLSPVWEVTNVFLIFFVVGLVGFYPDSAFYYGTALLVPGSLAIVLLAIRGVYYAYNTYGNHGKNSRIYMALYGATGLLIPAVFSTILAISEGGIIEQVGEQVFFRWGEFLTNPYTWSVVLLALVSVLYISAMFLSYYAKRAEDEAAFEVLREYALLWSLPTIFASFLAFLQINKQNPVHFEQMVNISWMFIASFICFVIAVSLVWKRKYLGWCFIAVMLQFAFAWYGYGRSHLPYILYPYINIYDSFTNRTMGIALITAFSLGLLVLIPSLILIMKLFLFDANYVRGQSGKKKG, encoded by the coding sequence TTGAGCTTTGAAATTGCAGGCATCGCGATATTATGGACATTTTTGTTTGGATATCTGATTGTGGCTTCCATCGATTTTGGAGCGGGATTTTTCAGTTTCTATAGCTTGCTCACAGGTCACGAGAACAAAATCCATAACATTATTCAGCGCTACCTGTCGCCGGTGTGGGAAGTGACGAATGTGTTCTTGATCTTTTTCGTAGTAGGTTTGGTGGGATTCTATCCGGATAGTGCCTTTTATTATGGAACAGCTCTTCTGGTTCCCGGCTCCCTGGCCATTGTGCTGTTAGCTATTCGGGGGGTCTACTACGCGTACAATACCTATGGCAATCATGGTAAAAACAGTCGCATCTACATGGCCTTATATGGTGCAACGGGATTATTGATACCGGCTGTCTTCTCCACGATTTTGGCCATTTCAGAGGGCGGAATTATTGAGCAGGTTGGAGAGCAGGTATTTTTCCGCTGGGGTGAATTTCTGACGAATCCATATACCTGGTCGGTCGTACTGCTTGCACTTGTAAGTGTGCTATATATTTCGGCGATGTTTCTGTCCTATTATGCCAAGAGGGCCGAAGATGAGGCCGCATTTGAAGTGCTGAGGGAATACGCGCTGCTGTGGAGCTTGCCCACGATCTTTGCCAGCTTCCTGGCGTTCTTGCAGATTAACAAACAGAATCCCGTGCACTTTGAGCAAATGGTCAATATATCGTGGATGTTTATTGCTTCGTTTATTTGTTTTGTTATTGCGGTCTCTCTCGTATGGAAGCGAAAGTACCTTGGGTGGTGCTTTATCGCCGTGATGCTGCAATTTGCCTTCGCCTGGTATGGATACGGGAGGTCACATCTGCCATACATCCTGTATCCCTACATTAACATCTATGACAGCTTTACCAACCGGACGATGGGGATTGCCCTCATTACGGCATTCAGTCTCGGTCTGCTGGTGCTGATTCCATCGCTGATCCTCATCATGAAGCTGTTCCTGTTTGATGCGAATTACGTCCGTGGCCAATCGGGTAAAAAGAAAGGATGA
- a CDS encoding ABC-F family ATP-binding cassette domain-containing protein, which yields MISTSGITLRYGKRALFEDVNIKFTPGNCYGLIGANGAGKSTFLKILSGEIEANSGEVHITPGERMAVLKQNHFEYDEYPVLETVIMGHSRLYSIMKEKDALYAKADFTEEDGLRAGELEGEFAELNGWDAEPDAAALLIGLGIDRDMHEKKMTELSGNEKVRVLLAQALFGRPNNLLLDEPTNHLDLESIQWLENFLMDYEGTVIVVSHDRHFLNKVCTHIADIDFGKIQLYVGNYDFWYESSQLALALQRDANKKKEEKIKELQAFIQRFSANASKSKQATSRKKQLDKITLDDLRPSNRKYPFINFKPEREAGKQLLTVDRVSKSVEGENMLNDISFVVNKGDKIAFVGPNGNAKSLLFDVLMGEAEAESGEYTWGVTTTQAYFPKDNSKYFDGVEMNLVEWLRQYSKDQDETYLRGFLGRMLFSGEEALKKASVLSGGEKVRCMLAKMMQTGANVLILDEPTNHLDLESITALNNGLIDFDGTMLFTSHDHQFIQTIANRIIEITPNGIIDRQMSYDEYLESDEIKELRNKMYPVEA from the coding sequence ATGATTAGTACAAGCGGCATCACGCTCCGCTACGGAAAACGTGCACTTTTTGAAGATGTAAATATCAAATTCACGCCAGGCAACTGTTATGGCCTGATCGGCGCCAACGGAGCCGGCAAATCAACATTCCTGAAAATTTTGTCCGGTGAAATTGAAGCAAACTCGGGAGAGGTGCACATCACCCCGGGCGAACGTATGGCCGTTTTGAAGCAAAACCACTTTGAATATGATGAGTACCCGGTTCTCGAAACCGTAATTATGGGTCACAGCCGTCTCTACTCCATCATGAAAGAGAAGGATGCGCTGTATGCCAAAGCGGACTTTACAGAAGAAGATGGTCTGCGTGCAGGTGAGCTTGAAGGTGAATTCGCCGAGCTGAATGGCTGGGATGCTGAGCCGGATGCAGCGGCACTCCTGATCGGTCTCGGTATCGATCGTGATATGCATGAGAAGAAGATGACCGAGCTGAGCGGTAACGAGAAAGTTCGTGTCTTGCTGGCACAGGCATTGTTTGGTCGTCCAAACAACCTGCTGCTCGATGAGCCTACCAACCACTTGGATCTTGAATCCATTCAATGGCTCGAGAACTTCCTGATGGACTATGAAGGTACAGTTATTGTTGTATCCCATGACCGTCACTTCTTGAATAAAGTATGTACGCACATTGCAGATATCGATTTCGGTAAAATCCAGCTGTACGTAGGTAACTATGACTTCTGGTACGAGTCCAGCCAATTGGCGCTCGCTTTGCAGCGTGATGCTAACAAGAAAAAAGAAGAAAAGATTAAAGAGCTGCAAGCCTTTATCCAACGCTTCTCGGCCAATGCGTCTAAATCGAAGCAAGCCACTTCGCGTAAGAAGCAGCTCGATAAAATTACGCTGGATGACCTTCGTCCTTCAAACCGTAAATACCCGTTCATTAACTTCAAACCTGAGCGTGAGGCAGGCAAGCAATTGTTGACTGTTGACCGTGTAAGCAAATCGGTTGAAGGCGAGAACATGCTTAATGATATCAGCTTCGTGGTAAACAAAGGAGATAAAATTGCTTTTGTTGGACCTAACGGGAATGCTAAATCTCTTCTGTTTGATGTTCTAATGGGAGAAGCGGAAGCAGAAAGCGGCGAATATACTTGGGGGGTAACGACAACCCAGGCGTACTTCCCGAAAGATAACTCCAAATACTTCGACGGCGTAGAGATGAATCTGGTGGAATGGTTGCGCCAGTATTCCAAAGATCAGGATGAAACGTATCTGCGTGGGTTCCTGGGCCGCATGCTGTTCTCCGGTGAAGAAGCGCTCAAAAAGGCGAGTGTATTGTCCGGGGGAGAGAAAGTGCGCTGTATGCTGGCGAAAATGATGCAAACCGGTGCGAACGTACTCATTCTGGATGAGCCAACGAACCACTTGGATCTCGAATCCATCACGGCACTGAATAATGGTCTGATCGATTTCGACGGCACCATGCTGTTCACTTCCCATGACCATCAGTTCATCCAAACGATTGCCAACCGGATTATCGAAATTACGCCAAATGGCATTATTGATCGCCAAATGAGCTATGATGAATATCTGGAAAGTGACGAAATTAAAGAGCTGCGTAACAAAATGTATCCAGTTGAAGCTTAA
- a CDS encoding cation diffusion facilitator family transporter, whose protein sequence is MNAYEEIRKGERGAWVSIAAYLILSAFKLICGYLFASSALLADGFNNLTDIVASVAVLIGLRISQKPPDSDHAYGHFRAETVAALIASFIMAMVGLQVLVEAVRSWYEGDFAAPNLWSAAVAGICAVVMLGVYRYNHRLALQINNQALMAAAKDNRSDAWVSIGAAVGIVGAQFGLPWLDKVAAIAVGLLICKTAWEIFRDSTHRLTDGFDQDQLTDLRSSVARVPGVEMIKDVKARVHGSHVLVDVVIEVDGGLSLIEGHQICDQVEERLKRSHNIMHVHVHVEPRMEDLAEHT, encoded by the coding sequence TTGAACGCTTATGAAGAAATACGTAAAGGGGAGCGGGGGGCTTGGGTCAGCATCGCAGCCTATCTGATCTTATCCGCCTTTAAGCTAATCTGTGGATATTTATTCGCTTCCAGCGCATTGCTGGCAGATGGTTTTAATAACCTTACGGATATTGTTGCTTCGGTTGCCGTATTGATTGGACTTCGGATTTCCCAGAAACCGCCCGATTCAGATCATGCTTATGGGCATTTCAGAGCCGAGACCGTTGCTGCTTTGATTGCTTCCTTCATTATGGCCATGGTTGGACTTCAGGTATTAGTTGAAGCAGTACGTTCATGGTATGAGGGGGACTTCGCAGCACCTAACCTGTGGTCTGCAGCTGTGGCTGGGATCTGTGCGGTGGTTATGCTGGGCGTATACCGATATAATCATCGCTTGGCTCTGCAGATTAACAATCAGGCCCTTATGGCTGCGGCCAAGGACAATCGGTCAGATGCCTGGGTGAGTATCGGAGCCGCGGTCGGCATTGTGGGTGCCCAATTTGGATTACCGTGGTTGGACAAGGTAGCTGCAATTGCTGTAGGGCTTCTGATTTGCAAAACGGCCTGGGAAATATTCCGTGATTCTACGCATCGCTTAACTGACGGATTCGATCAAGATCAATTAACTGATCTTAGATCATCTGTAGCCCGGGTTCCTGGAGTGGAAATGATCAAGGACGTCAAGGCACGTGTACATGGGAGTCATGTCCTTGTGGATGTAGTCATTGAAGTGGATGGCGGGCTTAGTTTAATTGAAGGTCATCAGATCTGTGACCAAGTGGAGGAACGACTGAAGCGGTCGCACAATATTATGCATGTTCACGTTCACGTTGAGCCGAGAATGGAAGATTTGGCAGAACATACATGA